Genomic window (Candidatus Vicinibacter proximus):
AATTGTAGAAATGATGGAAAGAGGGATTAAAGAACACGATCCCGAGAAAAAAATAACGATAATCCCAAGTGAAAGGGAAGCAATTTCATACGCCATTGAAAATGCAAAGCCCGGGTCACTGATTGTAATTTGTAGTGATTCTGTGACAGAATCCCTTTTGCAGGTCCAAAAATACAAAGAAGAAGAAGCCAGTAAATATTATGAATTCAATAAAAATGATATTCCAAACAGAAGTTAAAGAATTACAATATAAATATTTACATATAACAAATATATATAATGTAATTTATGATATCTTACTTTGATGGAAAACAACCACTTAAACCTATAAAAAAAACTTATATATATAAAAATTTTTTTTAAGGAAAATCAAATTTGGTTAACAAAATCACGCTGAAATCTATAATTTTGCACACGTTAAACTGAACTGACCAAGCAATTCTGAATTATCAACCTATTTTCAAGTTTATGAAATCAAATTTTATAAAATTAGGGACACTATTACTTACTGTTGTTCTTATGATGCCTGCCTGTCGTAAAAGCGATCCACAGACAGAGTTTAATACAGCAGCAAGTTTTGACTACAAAGTGGTTCATTCCTGGAACGAATTATTTTTAAATATCGACAAAGACGCCTTAGGTTTCAGGCCTGGCCCTGGTCCAAGAGCTTTGGCATACATGTCTATCGCAGCTTATGAAGTTTGTGTACCTGGGATGCCTAAATACAATTCATTAAAAAATCTACCTAGCTTTCAGGGGTCCAACATACCTGAACTTACAGGATCAAGGGATATACACTATCCTACCGCTGTAAATGCAGCTTATGCTTTTCTGATGAGTAAAATGTTTGAAAAGGTAAGTTTTTTCCAATCCGGCACCGGAAGCCATATTGCAAACAATGCTGAAGCTCAACAAATGATTGAAAATTTGCGATTGAGTCTGGAAAATGAGTACAAGACCCAAATAAATAATACTAAATACATAAATTCAAAAGCTTGGGGAGAGGATGTTGCCAGAGCAGTTTGGGAATGGTCTACAACAGATAAAATTGGTCACGAAGCATATCTTAATCCTCTAAACAACGATCCAACCAAGACTCCTTATCACAATTGGAGGGAAAAAAGCCTGGATGCATCCGGGAATAGAATTCCAGGTAAATGGGCGCCAACCAATGATAATCCTGATGGTGGAATGTTTCCATTCTGGGGTCAGGTTCGCACCTTTGCCACAAATAATTCTCAAAAAATTTCAAGGCCACCTTTACCTTATAGTGAAGCAAAAAGTTCTCAGTGGTATGCTAATAATCTTGAGGTTTATGCAGCAACTACACCCAAAGCTAGTTATGAGGATGAGTGGGTTGGTGAATTCTGGTCAGATGATCTTTTTGGTTTGACTTTTGCACCTCCTCCAAGATTGGTTGCCATTATGGACCAGGTTTTTGTAAAGCAAAATTCGACTTTGGAAGAGGCAGTTTATGCCAATGCTGTTATGGGTATTACTTTGAATGATTGTGCAGTAGTGTGCTGGAATTCAAAATGGTATTACAA
Coding sequences:
- a CDS encoding vanadium-dependent haloperoxidase, which encodes MKSNFIKLGTLLLTVVLMMPACRKSDPQTEFNTAASFDYKVVHSWNELFLNIDKDALGFRPGPGPRALAYMSIAAYEVCVPGMPKYNSLKNLPSFQGSNIPELTGSRDIHYPTAVNAAYAFLMSKMFEKVSFFQSGTGSHIANNAEAQQMIENLRLSLENEYKTQINNTKYINSKAWGEDVARAVWEWSTTDKIGHEAYLNPLNNDPTKTPYHNWREKSLDASGNRIPGKWAPTNDNPDGGMFPFWGQVRTFATNNSQKISRPPLPYSEAKSSQWYANNLEVYAATTPKASYEDEWVGEFWSDDLFGLTFAPPPRLVAIMDQVFVKQNSTLEEAVYANAVMGITLNDCAVVCWNSKWYYNTERPEHFIKDQIDPSWESQLDHPYTGQKGVTPAFPAYPSGHSTFGGGGAFALAAVWGDHYTLTDRCHENRTEFIGTPRTFYNFSDLGLEDALSRIPLGVHIRIDCVEGVRLGREVGARVSALPWRK